The genome window AAGATCGCCAAGCCGGTCAAGAAGACCTCCGAAATCGCCCAGGTGGGCACCATCTCCGCCAACGGCGACGAATCCATCGGCAACATCCTGGCCGAGGCCGTGGACCGCATCGGCCATGACGGCGTCATCACCATCGACGAGGCCAAGGGCATGGAAACCGTGCTGGACGTGGTGGAAGGCATGGAATTCGACAAGGGCTGGCTCTCCCCCTATTTCGTCAACAACCAGGACAAGCAGACCTGTGAATTCGAAGAGCCGCTGCTGCTCATCTCCGAAAAGAAGATCAGCAACATGCGCTCCCTGCTGCCCATCCTGGAAAAGGCCGTGCAGGCCAACAAGCCGCTGGTCATCCTCACCGAGGACCTGGAAGGCGAAGCCCTCTCCACCCTGGTGGTCAACGCCATGCGCGGCACCATCAAGGTCTGCGCCGTCAAGGCCCCGGGCTTCGGCGACCGCCGCAAGGACATGCTCCGCGACATCGCCATCCTCACCGGCGCAACCGTGGTTTCCGACGACCTGAACATTTCCCTGGAAGGCCTGGAACTGAACGACCTGGGCACCTGCAAGCGCCTCATGGCCACCAAGAAGTCCACCACCATCGTGGACGGAGCCGGTGAAAAGGAAGCCATCAAGCGCCGCTGCAACGAGATCGAAGGCCAGATGAAATCCTCCTCCAGCGACTATGACCGCGAAAAGCTCCAGGAACGCCTGGCCAAACTCATGGGCGGCATCGCCGTGATCAAGGTCGGCGCGGTCACGGAAGTGGAGATGAAGGAAAAACGCGACCGCGTGGAAGACGCGCTGCACGCCACCCGCGCCGCGGTTGTGGAAGGCATCGTCCCCGGCGGCGGAACCGCCCTGGTGCGCGCCGCCAAGGCCATGGACAAGCTCAAGGCCGTGGACGACGACGAACTTGCCGGCATCCAGGTGGTGCGCAAGGCCGTGGACGCTCCCCTGCGCCAGATCGCCTGCAACGCGGGCATGGAAGGCGCCGTGGTCGTGGAGCACGTTCGCGAAATGAAGGGCTCCAACGGCCTCAACGCCGCCACCGGCGAGTACGAAGACCTGATCAAGGCCGGTGTCATCGACCCCAAGAAGGTCGTGCGCACCGCCCTGCAGAACGCGGCTTCCGTCTCCGGCCTGCTGCTGACCACGGAATGCGCCGTGGCCGAGGCCGTGGAAGAAGACTAGCCAACACCAGTACCATCACGGGGGCCGGGATTTTCCCGGCCCTTTTTTTTTGGAAAATCATCTTTGTGCCCCCAGCCTATTTAGGGTATATATGGGAGGGTAACCCCCTGTACGACATGGTTTTGCGGAGGAAAACAACGCTTCCGGGAGCGCCATGAAACTGAGCGACGTCATGGATATTGCCCGCCTGAAGGGGCTGCTTCAGAGTATCGAACCGGTCTTCGGGATTCCGTGCGTCCTGGCGGAGGCCGATGATCCCGTTTTTTCCGCCCGGCATCCCCGGCTCTGCTCCCTGTGCCAGGAACGCGCTGCCCGGGAATCCGAGGACTGCCGGGAACGCGAGGAGGAACAGGAGGCAAAACTCCGGTCCGGCGAACCGGTCACCCGGAAATGCCCGCTGGGCCTTCATTGCATCGCCCTGCCCATCATGGTCCGGGGGGAATATGCGGGAGCCGTCGTGGCCGGCCCGTACCTGACGAATCCATCCGACGAAAGCGCATTGCGCACCTTCTCCCAGGACAACGGAATTTCTCCGGAAACACTGCTGGCCGCCCAGGAAGGCCTGCCTGTCATGGACGAGAACAGGCTGCTGAAGCTGGGGGCCTTTTGCCGGGAAATGGCCGAGAGCGCGGCGCAGATGTGCCGGGACTCCCTGCGGATCGCCGAACTACAGACCGCCATGGCCGAGGAAGGCAGGGCTCTGGAATGCGAGGTCACGGAACGGACCCTGGAACTGGAACGCATCGAGCGCCGGCTCAATGCCGCCCAGAACATCGCCAAGCTGGGCAGCTTCGAACGCGACCTGATCGGCGGGGGCGGCTGGTGGTCCGACGAGGTCTACCGCCTCCTGGGCTATGAGCCGGGCGAAATCGAATGCCTCCAGGAAAATTTCAACAGCCACGTCCACCCCGAGGACAAGGACATGTTCCTCAAGGTCATGGACGACGGACTGACCCGGGGCGAGCCCTTCAACATCGAGTTCCGCGTCATCACCAAGCAGGACGAACTGCGCTGGTTCTATGCGCAGCTCTACGTGGACAAAGTACGACTTCGGCACCCCGATCAAGTACCGAGGAGCCTTCCGGGACATCACCCGGCGCAAGCGCGTCGAGGACGAGCTGCGCAGCGTCAACAGGCTCCAGCAGCTGATCCTGGACAACAGCATCATCGGCATCGCCCTGGTGCGCCACCGCCGTTTCGAATGGGTCAACCAGCAGGCTGCGGACATGACCGGTATGTCCGTGGAGGACATGACCGGCTCGCCCACCCGGGTGGTCTACACGGACGACGAGCAATACGAATATCTCGGCAGGACCGCCTATGCCGCCCTGCGCTCGGGCAACAGCTACGACGCGGTCTTCCCGTTCATGCACCAGACCAGGGGATCCATGTGGTGCCGGTTCGTGGCCACGGCCCTCAATCCGGAAAAGCCCGAGGACGGCTCCATCTGGATGTTCGAGGACATCCACGAACGCCGCGCCGCGGACATCGCGCTTCGCAAGTCGCGCAAGGAACTGGAATCCATTTTCGAAAACTCCCAGGTGGGCATCATGTTCCTCCGCGACGGACGTTTCCTGGTCCGCGCCAACCAGCGCCTGGCCGAAATCTTCGGGTATGACTCGCCCGAGGAGATGGAAAACCTGAGCATGCGCGCGCTCCACCTGACGGAAAGGCACTACCGGGACTTCGGGGAGCAATACTACAGCAAGCTGGTCCTCGGCGAGCAGACCCAGATCGAATACAGGATGCGCAAAAAGGACGGCTCGGCCGTGTGGTGCTCCCTGTCGGGCAAGGCCGTGGACACCCAAAAAACCATCGACCTGGACAAGGGCGTCATCTGGGTCATCGAGGACATCACGGTCCGCAAGAAGGCAGAGGCCGCCCTGCGGCTCAGCGAGCGGCGGTTCCGGGCCATCTTCACCCACGCGGGCGTGGGTATCTGCACCATCGACCGGGAAGGCGTCCTCCACCGGGTCAACCACCGGATCTGCATGCTCATGGGCTACGAGGAATATGACCTGCTGGGCATGAACGTCAAAGAGATCATCCACCCGGACGACTTCAGCCAGGATGCGGAACTGCGCCACCGGCTCTGGATCCGAGACATCCCCATGTTCGTGCGCGAGGAGCGGTTCGTGCGCCGGGACGGCAAGGTCCTCTGGGGACGAATCACCACCACGGTGGTACGCGCCGACGACGAGACCCCGCAATACCTGCTGGAGGTGATGGAGGACATCACCGAGCGCAAGCGCCTGGAATCGGAACTGGTGCGCCTGGCCCGCACCGACTCGCTCACGGGCCTCAAGAACCGCCATTACTTCATGGAGCGCGGCAACGAGGAGTTCGAACGCTTCCGGCGGTACGGAACGCACATGTGCGCCATGCTCATGGACATCGACCATTTCAAGAACATCAACGACACCTACGGCCACCACCTCGGCGACCTGGTGCTCAAGAAACTGGCCGCGACCTGCGAAAACATCCTGCGCAAAACCGACGTGTTCGGACGCATCGGCGGCGAGGAGTTCGCCATGGTCCTCGTGGAACTGGACCTGGACACCGCCCACGAAATCGCCGAGCGCATCCGCCATGAAGTGGAAAATACGGTGGTGGAGACCGAGGAGGGCGACATCCGGTTCACGGTCAGCATCGGGGTCACGGACCTGCGCGAGGACGACGCCAACCTGGAAAAAACCATCCAGCGCGCCGACTCCCTCATGTACGAAGCCAAGCAGACCGGCCGCAACAAAGTGGTGAAGGGATAGCAGGCTGCTTATGGGCTTCTTCAGTAAACTGGTGCCCCCTTCCGGCAAGGGGGAAAGGAACTTCGACCGGGGCATGCGCGCGGAACTGCGCCGCGACTTTGCCGAGGCCGAGCAGTATTTCTCTGCCGGGGCCGACAACTTCGCCGAGCACCTGGCCTTGAAGGACGCCAAGGGGCAGGAGCCCCTGGTCCGGCACCTGGTCATGGGCGGCATATGCTGCACCCGCATCGGCCGCAACCGGGAAGCCCTCGCCTGGCTGGACCGCGCCCTGGCCCTGCGGGACGACGTTCCCGACGCCTGGCTCAACGCGGGCTATGCGGCCGCCAAGCTGGGCGACGCGGACCGGGCCGCCGGATACTGGTCCCGCTACCCCCAGTGGTCCGAGGAGCGGATCGTGGCCGAGGCGCTCAAGCAGGCCGTGCGGCAGCTCAAGACCGCCGAACAACCGGACTTGCAGGCCGCCTGCGAGGCCGTGGCACAAGCCAGCTTTTCCCAGATGCGCCACAACCACGCCCTGCCGCCCGAGCGGCGCGATGCCATTTTGAAGAAAAAGGGGTACTAGCTCACCTCGCCCTCAAGGGGAAATCATAAACGCGGCAAAGGGGGCCAGTGGCCCCCTTTGCCGCGTTTATGGTTGGAAATGGAAACAGAGACAAAGCCCCGCACAACCAGCCAGCTATCGAAAACCTATCGACAACTCCCTAGAATTTCTCGAAATCGTCGTCAGGCACCGGTCCGTGGGGCAAGGGCTGGGGCCTGACCGAGGCAACGGATATGCTGCCGTAGTTCTTTCCCTTGCCGTTGCCATTGCCGTTCCCGTTGACCCTGAAGAAGGTCATGGCGGCCTGCAGGCCCTCTGCCTGGCTGGCGAATTCCTCGGCGGTGGAGGCCATTTCCTCGGATGCCGTGGCGTTCTGCTGGATGACCACGTCGAGCTGCTGCATGGCGGTCTCCACCTGCTGAATGCCGTAGTTCTGCTCGTCGCAGGCCTTGGATATCTGGCTGACAAGCTCGGCGGTCTTCTGGATCTCGGGCACGATGAGCTGGAAGAGATCGCCCACCTGACCGGCCATCTGCACGCTCTGGGCGGAAAGCTCGGAAACCTCGCCCGCTATCTGGCCGCTGCGTTCGGCCAGCTTGCGCACCTCGGCGGCCACCACGGCAAATCCCTTGCCCTGCTCGCCCGCGCGGGCCGCCTCAATGGCGGCGTTCAGGGCCAGCAGGTTGGTCTGCCGGGCGATCTCCTCGATGGCCGAAACCTTTTCCGCAATCTCCTGCATGACCTCCACGCTGCGCCGCACGGCCGCGCCGCCCTTCTGGGTCTCGCTGGAGGCTCCCGCCGCGATCTCGTCGGTCTTGCGGGCGTTGTCCGCATTGTCGCGGATGCTGCCGGCCATCTGCACGATGGAGGCGTTGACCTCCTCCACCGCAGCGGCTTGCTCCGTGGTGCCCTGCGAAAGGGACTGGGACGAGGAGGACAGCTCCTGGCTTCCGGCGGAAACGTTTTCCGTGGCCTGCTGCACCTCGGTGACCACATGCCCCAGCTTGTCGGCCATGCTCTTCATGGCCAGGTAAATGCCGCGCATGCCGCCCTTGCCTTCCTCGAACTTGACGGTCAGGTCCCCGTCGGACACGCGCCCGGCGATCCAGGCGATATCCTCGGGCTCGCCGCCGATGGTGTTGGTGATGCCGCGGGCAAAGAACATGCTGGCCAGGGCGGCCAGCAGGGCGATGCCCAGGGCGATGGCCGCCAATATCAGGTACATGTCGTATACGGCGGCATCCAGGGCCACCTGCTTGCGGGCGATCATTTCATCGATATTGTCGATATACACGCCCATGCCCAGAATCCACCCCCAATCCTTGAAAAGCTGGACATAGGTCAGCTTGGGAACCGAGTCCTCCTTCCCGGGCTTGGGCCACCAGTAGCTGACAAACCCCTCTCCGTCGGCATTGGCCACATCCACTATATCTTTGAACAGAGGCGTGCCCTTGGGGTCCTTGACCCCGAGCATGTTCTTGCCGTCCAGGGCGGGATTGACCGGGTGCATGATGATGTTGCCCTTCTGGTCCATGATGAAGAAGTAGTTGCCGTCGCCCAGGCGCATCTTGGCCACCTGGCGCATGGCCTCGGCCTTCATGGTGGCGGTGATGTCGTCGATCCACGCCCCCGTGCCGATGACCAGCTTCAGGGAGGGGATAAAGCGGACATAGGATATCTTCAGCTTGGGCTCGGTTTCACCCGGCTTGGCCCACCAGTAGGAGGTCATGCCTTCGCCCTTGTCCCGGGCAATGGCCGTCAGGTCGCGGATCAGGTAGTTGCCCTTCACGTCCTTGAGATCGGAAAGGTCCTTGCCCTGCAGGGCTTCCGAGGGGTGGGCCACCATGCGGTGGTCGAGGTCGTTGAGCCAGACGTAGTTGTCGCCCTCATAGCGGGCGGCGACCACCAGTTTCCCGATCTCCCGAATGAGCTCGTCGCGGGACAGGAAATTCCTGTTGCGGGCATAAAAGTCCTCGACCTGGTTGTAGACCGCATCCACGACCCGTTTCAGTTCCTGGGCCTTTTCCCGCTTCAGTCCCTCGATGTCCTGCGACCGCTTGTAATAGCTATCCACCGTGCCGATGGCCATGCCCACATAGTCCGTGAGCAGGGTCTTTTCCTTGTTCATGGCCTCCGTACGGTAGGAGTCGGCCTCCTGGTCCGCATAGGACGTGATCTGATGAATGAAGACAAAGCAGAGAACAGCAATGGTCACTGCAATGGTTACGACCTGGAACAGGGTAAGCCGGGTTCTCAGTTTCATTTCCAACTCCCTTTGATAGCGGAAAAAGGCACACGCCAAGCCGGCGCCGGGACACCCCCCATTGCACGATGGCCCAAGGCCGTTGTTCTGGCAACCACATCCAGGAAAAAATAACGAAGCTCATGGGCCCAGAAATGGGATGCATGCTTCGCCCGCGCCATTCACAAAGCGATGATTTTCAAATATCACTTGAGGGCATGAGCATGCGTACGAACATCTTTCCCATGACGGCACTGTATACCGCCCTGTTCTGCCTGGCCTGCATCCTGGCCGCGCCCGGCCCCGCCCTGGCCGAAACAGTGGTGATCGGCACCCGGAACCCTGTTCAGGACACGGCCAACGTGCAGAAGGCGGTGGACGGCGGCGGCTCGGTCCTGCTCAAGGGCGATTTCGACTTCGGCGAAAAAGGACGGGTCCTCATCCGCAAATCCGTGGAAATCCGGGGCGAAGTGGACAGCCTGGGACTCCCCGTGACCATCATCAGGGGCGGCTTCTGGAATTTCTACAGCCCCCTGCCCGTGCCGGGAGCGCCCCCGGCCAAAAAGGGGCCGATCATCTCCGTCAGTTCTCTCCACTTCCAGGGCCCCAAGGGAACGCCCCTGCACTTCCCCTATGCCGCAGGACTGACGATCAGGAACAATATCGTGGAAAACGTGGAGCCCCAGGAGCTCAAGGTGGAGTGGACGGAATCCGACTCCCTGCTCTTTGCGGCCGGCGTGGTGGCGGGCACCCGTCTTGACTACCGCAAGACGCCGCTGGAACGCGCGGTGTCCGGCGTCATCACCATCAAGGACAACCGCTTCCACATGATGGTGAACAAGCCGGGCATGACCGCCGGGCGCGGCGTCATGGTGGACTGGACCTGGGGAGCCCTGATCCGGGTGGAAAACAACATCATCACCAAGGCCTCGCGCAACGGCATTGAGCTGCTGGACAACGTGCGCTCCGACAAGGGCGAGGGCTCCATCCTCGTGGCCGGGAACAAGATCGTCACCGATGACCGGGGAATCGAATACCCCAACAAGTTCACGGCCAACGGCATTGTGGCGGGCTGGTACTTCGACACGGCGGGCGGGAGCGATTTCGCGCGCAACAGCAAGGCGCTCATCCTGCGCAACCGCGTCGAGATCCGGGGCGAAACCTCCACGGGCGTCTTCTGCTACGGCAACGACGCCACCGTGGCGGGCAACGACATCATCGTCAGCGGCGGCGACAAATCCCGGGGCATCATCCAGACCGGCTCGCGCGGCTTCTTCACGGCCAACCGGTTCCGGGGCAAGGGACAATACGCCATCTTCAACGTGCCTTTCGAAAAGCTCACGGCATCGACGAACATATTCGCCTGGAACGATTTCAAGGAATTCACGGGACTCAAGGGGCAGATGCTCCTGAGCGGCGACCTCAACCGCGTGCTGGGCCGCGTCATGGTCAAGGACAAGGGACGCGGCAACACCCAGGAGGACGTCCCGCCCGTGGGGCTTCCCGGCAGCGAGTTCGAGGGGGACGACTGGGAACCCGTGGAAAGCCTGCCCTAAAAACAACCCGTAGGAAAAACCATGAGCAAAAGAATCAACATCGGCGACAATGCCTTCA of Salidesulfovibrio onnuriiensis contains these proteins:
- a CDS encoding sensor domain-containing diguanylate cyclase, which produces MRSSTWTKYDFGTPIKYRGAFRDITRRKRVEDELRSVNRLQQLILDNSIIGIALVRHRRFEWVNQQAADMTGMSVEDMTGSPTRVVYTDDEQYEYLGRTAYAALRSGNSYDAVFPFMHQTRGSMWCRFVATALNPEKPEDGSIWMFEDIHERRAADIALRKSRKELESIFENSQVGIMFLRDGRFLVRANQRLAEIFGYDSPEEMENLSMRALHLTERHYRDFGEQYYSKLVLGEQTQIEYRMRKKDGSAVWCSLSGKAVDTQKTIDLDKGVIWVIEDITVRKKAEAALRLSERRFRAIFTHAGVGICTIDREGVLHRVNHRICMLMGYEEYDLLGMNVKEIIHPDDFSQDAELRHRLWIRDIPMFVREERFVRRDGKVLWGRITTTVVRADDETPQYLLEVMEDITERKRLESELVRLARTDSLTGLKNRHYFMERGNEEFERFRRYGTHMCAMLMDIDHFKNINDTYGHHLGDLVLKKLAATCENILRKTDVFGRIGGEEFAMVLVELDLDTAHEIAERIRHEVENTVVETEEGDIRFTVSIGVTDLREDDANLEKTIQRADSLMYEAKQTGRNKVVKG
- a CDS encoding methyl-accepting chemotaxis protein; this encodes MKLRTRLTLFQVVTIAVTIAVLCFVFIHQITSYADQEADSYRTEAMNKEKTLLTDYVGMAIGTVDSYYKRSQDIEGLKREKAQELKRVVDAVYNQVEDFYARNRNFLSRDELIREIGKLVVAARYEGDNYVWLNDLDHRMVAHPSEALQGKDLSDLKDVKGNYLIRDLTAIARDKGEGMTSYWWAKPGETEPKLKISYVRFIPSLKLVIGTGAWIDDITATMKAEAMRQVAKMRLGDGNYFFIMDQKGNIIMHPVNPALDGKNMLGVKDPKGTPLFKDIVDVANADGEGFVSYWWPKPGKEDSVPKLTYVQLFKDWGWILGMGVYIDNIDEMIARKQVALDAAVYDMYLILAAIALGIALLAALASMFFARGITNTIGGEPEDIAWIAGRVSDGDLTVKFEEGKGGMRGIYLAMKSMADKLGHVVTEVQQATENVSAGSQELSSSSQSLSQGTTEQAAAVEEVNASIVQMAGSIRDNADNARKTDEIAAGASSETQKGGAAVRRSVEVMQEIAEKVSAIEEIARQTNLLALNAAIEAARAGEQGKGFAVVAAEVRKLAERSGQIAGEVSELSAQSVQMAGQVGDLFQLIVPEIQKTAELVSQISKACDEQNYGIQQVETAMQQLDVVIQQNATASEEMASTAEEFASQAEGLQAAMTFFRVNGNGNGNGKGKNYGSISVASVRPQPLPHGPVPDDDFEKF
- a CDS encoding right-handed parallel beta-helix repeat-containing protein, translating into MRTNIFPMTALYTALFCLACILAAPGPALAETVVIGTRNPVQDTANVQKAVDGGGSVLLKGDFDFGEKGRVLIRKSVEIRGEVDSLGLPVTIIRGGFWNFYSPLPVPGAPPAKKGPIISVSSLHFQGPKGTPLHFPYAAGLTIRNNIVENVEPQELKVEWTESDSLLFAAGVVAGTRLDYRKTPLERAVSGVITIKDNRFHMMVNKPGMTAGRGVMVDWTWGALIRVENNIITKASRNGIELLDNVRSDKGEGSILVAGNKIVTDDRGIEYPNKFTANGIVAGWYFDTAGGSDFARNSKALILRNRVEIRGETSTGVFCYGNDATVAGNDIIVSGGDKSRGIIQTGSRGFFTANRFRGKGQYAIFNVPFEKLTASTNIFAWNDFKEFTGLKGQMLLSGDLNRVLGRVMVKDKGRGNTQEDVPPVGLPGSEFEGDDWEPVESLP
- the groL gene encoding chaperonin GroEL (60 kDa chaperone family; promotes refolding of misfolded polypeptides especially under stressful conditions; forms two stacked rings of heptamers to form a barrel-shaped 14mer; ends can be capped by GroES; misfolded proteins enter the barrel where they are refolded when GroES binds), which produces MAKSLDFQEIAREGLKRGVNTLADAVKVTLGPKGRNVMIEKTWGAPQVTKDGVTVAEKIELEGKLENMGAQMVKEVASRTNENAGDGTTTATVLAQAIYNEGVKLLAAGRNPMSIKRGIDKAVEAVVAELDKIAKPVKKTSEIAQVGTISANGDESIGNILAEAVDRIGHDGVITIDEAKGMETVLDVVEGMEFDKGWLSPYFVNNQDKQTCEFEEPLLLISEKKISNMRSLLPILEKAVQANKPLVILTEDLEGEALSTLVVNAMRGTIKVCAVKAPGFGDRRKDMLRDIAILTGATVVSDDLNISLEGLELNDLGTCKRLMATKKSTTIVDGAGEKEAIKRRCNEIEGQMKSSSSDYDREKLQERLAKLMGGIAVIKVGAVTEVEMKEKRDRVEDALHATRAAVVEGIVPGGGTALVRAAKAMDKLKAVDDDELAGIQVVRKAVDAPLRQIACNAGMEGAVVVEHVREMKGSNGLNAATGEYEDLIKAGVIDPKKVVRTALQNAASVSGLLLTTECAVAEAVEED